A genomic window from Gossypium hirsutum isolate 1008001.06 chromosome D12, Gossypium_hirsutum_v2.1, whole genome shotgun sequence includes:
- the LOC121224527 gene encoding putative EG45-like domain containing protein 1, producing MENYILIFVGMVTCLVSFASAKPGIATFYTKYIPFACFKNQDHGKMIVVASDALWKNRAVCGKKFTMKCTEHRNGVPHPCTGKSVTVKVIDQCPGYPSTMDLSIEAFKIIAKPVAGIINIDYKKYA from the exons ATGgagaattatattttgatttttgttggTATGGTCACCTGCCTTGTCTCCTTTGCTTCAGCAAAACCAGGGATTGCCACcttttatacaaaatatattc CTTTTGCATGCTTCAAAAACCAGGATCACGGAAAAATGATTGTTGTAGCTAGTGATGCACTGTGGAAAAATAGGGCAGTGTGTGGGAAAAAGTTCACCATGAAATGCACCGAACACCGAAATGGCGTACCACATCCATGCACAGGCAAGAGCGTTACTGTGAAGGTCATTGATCAGTGTCCGGGATACCCATCGACAATGGATCTCTCGATAGAGGCCTTCAAAATTATCGCCAAGCCAGTTGCGGGTATTATTAACATCGACTACAAGAAGTATGCGTAA